The Ananas comosus cultivar F153 linkage group 20, ASM154086v1, whole genome shotgun sequence region ATGTTTACTAGAAAGCAAAGTTTCAATTAGATGAAAGTTCCTGGTGGTTTCTCTGAGGATTCAGTCGTTTCCATCGCAGTCGAAGAATATTCCATTTAGTTACAACGTATTCCTTCACAAATTCTATGCAGATTTGCGTCAAATCATAGACTAATTCCAAATACCTTTCACTTGAGTTGGTCTTTTTACGTTTTTGCCTAATTTATACTCATCTATTTTTCCGACAAATCCTATCTTTACCCAGGGACGAAGTGGAGCGGTGGAAGGCCATCTACCAAAGGAAAGAAGATTTTCAGCAAATAGTAGCAAACGGGCACTGAAGCATTCCGCATAATACGTGACACGTATGACGCATCCAAGGGTGCTCTTCACGTAGTTTACTCAAAAATACATACTGATTATAAGGTGATCTCAACACATCGGTTGATGATATAGTTGGGATTCCCAAAATAGTCTTCGGTCTATATTTTCGTAGATCTTTTTGGCGGTAGCATGCCGCATGGTTTCCCCTGTGCTGTATATGTAAAGGGCAGAGAAATTAAAGAATCAGGGTGACTATGTATAGGGAAGTGTCGGTTATCAACTCTTTGATACAACGCCGCggcttttctcttcttttttgtgtaccatttacaattaaaaaaatccaAGTTATGTGGGTTACTATATTTTCTTCCTTTCGAGTTTAATGCGTCTGAATCATTGGCAATATATTATTGCTAAATAGATTTAGATCTTGTTTGGATGTGATGATCATTTACTTggtataaagattttttttgtgtaattaaaaaatagaagtttgATTTGTGCACCGTGAAAGGTTCGAATATTTATGATTTAATAAGATAGCATAGCATGCTTTATTTATgagatgatttattttatttaaaaaacgtAACTTCAAGGCTAATTATGctgagtccggctgggatactatcgatagcacgaagtatttgatgctatcaagttttttgctgttagatttatcttttatcatttttatccgttcgattatactattcaattaactactcactcaattctagagggCTTATATCATCCTAAatgcacatcttttaatctaagggtagaaaacttaatagcaccaaattattaGTGCTTTTAATAGTATTCCGGCCTAGTTCAATTATtgctaattattattacattcaGACAACCGACAACATTCTTAGCTttcaattataataaaaaattttcatgccGAATAGAATATTACTAGATAAATGGCTGATTTAAGGtcacataaaaattaaaaattttattaaaaatttttaaaattaaaacggCTATTTTCGGTTTCGTGCAACTCTCTCTCACTCGTTAGTTGTTACCCATTCCAGCGATACGCTCACCGCGAAGTGAACGTAACCTCGGAGTTTTCCGATGAAAACCCCacgaaaatatttattttgtggCGAATGAGATGAAGCTGTGGAGGGGGTGAGCGCACTGAAGGTGACCGGACTCCCGAGCTTTAAACAACCCATCATAATATAGCCCGGCCCAATACGGGACCAAAACTCGATGCGATGCGATTCGGGCCGAATCTATTGACTACTGGACAGTCCATGGGCTTTTCCCCGGCCCAAACACTTAATTGATCGGTCTATATCTGGATTAGTTAGTTCTACGCCAAAAGATTGCTACTTAAAGCTCAAGTTTGGAGATCCTTTCTTGGCGCCGTGTTATGTTTAGTGAAATATTTGCATTTGGAACATCTTTGATTTTAACTACATATCTTTTGAGACTTGCTGCTACGTGCTTCAGGTTTTATACAAGTTCTTCATAAACTTGAGATTGAATGTGAGCGTATTGCACAGTTGGATGCACCAAAACACATGTACACCATTCAATCCCAAACCCCCCGCTAATCGCAACTCCAACGTATTGTATTTGAGTTACTACTTGTGACATTGCTCTTTTTGTCTTATCCTATCAAACTTAGAATATCTTATCCAATCCAATTCTGAATGCTAATATAGCCTCTAATGTAAAGGCTTAATGCCTTTCATGCAATTCTAATCACTGTTTTGTAATTTGAGTCGATTAAGCGAAACACCAGCAGAAGCTGATATCGAGCACTAATACATGTTATACAACTCATAGAGTAATCATAGAGTAAAGCTCTTTGATGCAAGGGACCATAAAATGCTTCTAGACTCCCTCTTCTTCCAAGTTATGCTTCATTTTGCCGTATGCCTTTTGTTTCTGAACTTTCCTCGGCTGATAGAACTATCTCCTCCAAGGAAGCGACCTGTAGAGTGTTCGCGGAGCTCGTAACCTGCTCAGAAGTCGCATTCTGCAACTGAACTCTGCTTCCCGAAACTTCTCGTCTTTGGGCTTTGTGACTAAATACATTCACAAACGCTGAAACGCCGACTTGGGACCTCTTCCTCTTTCTAGCATCTTCAGCCCAATCATGAAGCATCAAACGCAGTTGCTCAGCGAATATTGCTTGTTTAAACATGTCTCCCATCTTCAGTCAAAGAAGCAGAGAAATGGATAAATCAGAAACAGAGTTTTCACATATATAACCATGCAAGATCTTATATTTACATTTCAATCCCcataaaatcaaaagtttacaTGAATATATTCCTCAAAAGTGCAGATTCTTACATGTCATGCCATTCATGAGGCGTGGTTGCTTTCATATTGGAAAAGGTCTATTcatgaggggtgtttttgcaagtAGAAGGACACATAATACTAAGAAACTAACATTTCGAaggatatataagaaaattcagattttataggagtaagtatagaaaaagaaaattttgcagTGATATGTATATGTAAACATTTCATTAGAAGCACAAAATTTTTAGGCCCGTAGAAGAGATTTTGAATTGCTTTTCAATCTCACCTGAGTAACGATTGCATAAAGTGGAAGTGTGCTGTAGCTGCAGAGAACTTGAATTACAATGCTGTTAAAGAAGTTGATCTCATTAATCAGTCAAAAACTAAATAAGGAACTACAATTAATTCTTATAAAACATTGAATCCTTCGAAAAGCAAATAAGCCATTACCCAATAATAGGTCTGGGGATGATGTAACCAATCTTTTCCACTATGCAGGAGTCGAAACCATAGGTGCTCTGAGAATACAAAAGATCAGCTTGTAAGCAAATGGCCATTTTTCAAATgagaaaatttgttttcttaacTTACGGACCCAGAGCCAGATGAAAAATGCAATCTCAAATGAGTTCTGAAACAAGATGAAGTGGATCAAGTAGAGGACAATGCAGGGGCGACGAAACCAGAAATGGTGGTCGGATGGCTTCACGCGAGGCGCCTCTTGACCATCCCTGAGCTTCGCAGCTTCTTGAGCCAAACAGGTGATAATGTGTTCTAACTTTGTCCCGACAATGAGTAGAAGCTGAACAAAGGTTCTCTACATCACTAAAAGTAACTTTATAgaaaggaaatgaaaagaaatatgAGAAAAGTGGTATATTTAGCTCTGGAATTTTGAGTTCAATATTCACAGATCTTGAAAAAAAGCTACAAGTATGATCTCTTAGCTACCAAATATCATGTAAGTGTTGGAGTTAATGCAATGGCTGTCCACTTACAATTAGCGGCAAGAAAGATAACCAGAAATAAGTGTGCCACcctgaaacaaaaaaaatagtcaaataataaacaaaatgagTAGGCATTTTCTAAGTTTACTATGATGGTCATATGCCTGTGTATGTCTATGTTTGTCCATATACATGTATGCAAACATAGGAGTGCATACAAAATATGTACATGATCACATGGATCTTCAGTTAATTTCAATCTATTAAGTTACAGTTAAATAGTTAAGCACATAATTTTACTGGAACATAGATGACGGAAAGAGCAACCAATGGGACATAATTTCTATAAATTGTATTAATGTACTCCCCCCAAAATGTTTAACCCATAGTCCATACTGCATTCTAGATGAAAACCCCTAGGACTTCACgaaaaatgatgaaatgattTCAATAACAGAAGTAACAGAACATTATAATGTATTCAATGCTGGTTCTTTTATCTGCACTACACCTTTTTCATAACAAACACCAGAATTGGACAATCCAATAACCAATCTAAAACAACATGAATAACTTAGGTTTCTCTAGTCAACCACAAACATATTTCTTAGGTTTTTCTAGTCAACCACAAACATATTTCTTAGGTTTTTCTAGTCAACCACAAACATATTTCTCTGATCATGGCAATGCTCTCACTGTAGAGAAAAATGATAGGGATATACAGAAGGAAATAGATTAGCAGGCACTCACAGTTCACATAAGGGCTGCATATTAAATATGAACTAGCAGAAAATAGGTATTTAATCAATTTCAACCTACCATTCACATTGAGCAACAggaaaataacaacaaaaagCCAGAGGTACCAGCTGCATGGAGAAAGTTGTACAGTGAGGTGGAGGAAAAATGAGAGGGATAAGAACATGATAAGCATTCAATAATTAAAACCAAAGTCTCCTGAGATTATCTACCTTATACCAACAACAGTCCTGAAATCATCTTCAAGTGTACGCATCATGTACTTATGGAAATCAAAGGTTGGATTGGTACAACAGTGTCTCTGGTAGTATGACAAGTAATATGAATTTCATTCTAGATTAAAACAACAAAACATGCCTTTCTAAATATTACCATTACAAATCCTGATCTTAGAGCTTGATAATCTGATTTGGTAACAGAGCCGTAAAATTGCTTGAAGAATGACCTCTGCAACCAACAATACAAAAATTCAGAGCATTCAGAATTTCAGATTATCGTAGGAACATCCATGTTTGTTGCTGTTCTTCATAACATTGTCAGGAAATAACAATCAGAGAGGTTCTATTAAGCTGTGAATGGCGTATGATACTTTACTAGCAAAGTCTGTTTAGCACTATTCACCAGTTAGTGGAAAGAGTATGTCCATCGAAGGAATAATAGCAATAGGAATAAGAAAGAACATCTAGAATGCCATCATAGCATTTAAACATGTTACATCTGATTTAGCATTTAATACCTTACCATCCAACTTACGAAAACTGACTTCGTCCAGAATCCCACGGTATGCTCCTTAACAAACTCATGGTGAGAATGGACGCTTGTCATCTGCTCATTGGTAGATGCTGGAGAAGAAAATGTCAATAAGTGCCTACTACAAACTTCTGCAATTGCAAAGATGGAGCAGAAACCTTACAGTTTTCTTGCTCTGAGATGTCTTTCCTTATTTCGTCCTCCCATTGTTTCCACTGCCTAATCTACACAAAGTGCAAAGATGTTAATATGATCCTATAGTGAAGGACTTATTGTTCACTCCCAGCCTGATAATGAGAAAGTAAATGAAGATTTAAAGCCTCGTTTGGTACTgctttagttatttattttttacacttAATTCAAATTCTGTGTGATTAAATGAGCCCATAGATGGCGGATTGGTTGGTTGCAAGCTATACACCTAGAGGTTTTGTCTGggaaaagaaaccaaaaaaccAGGTAGTAAAATTTTTGCTTCTAATTTACATTTTCTAAGAAGACACTGTTTGGTGTTTGACCATGGCACATTGCAAGCTAACCAACAATAATAGGGACAGAGAAGTCCATTAGCAGGCACATTCAATCACATacaatttatgaaaaaataatgataataaaaataaacaaaggaTGAAgtaccaaacaaggcctaagCTTACCTTCACCCCTCCTAGAACCATTGTACTGGCACAGAACACAACATGGACAACAGCAAGAACAAAGATGAAGATGTGCAGTTGATGTAGTGCTTCTAATGACAGCAAGGGTACTTTACCCTGAAATATAACAGATCAAAGCTACTTAATCAGATCATCATAAATCCCGTATAAATTAGTTTGTCAAATATTGTAGCATTATTTAACATTAAATACCAAGATAAGATAAAGTTTTGGCAAGTTCATATTCTACATTTTATCGTATTGATAGTGCTCAACTacatataaaaagtgaaatttcCAAGCTTGAATATGGTTATCACCATTTAATTAAGAAACCATGGCATTTCTCATTTCTTAAAATTCCAAAAGGGCATCAAATGTCCCGTATATGTTGCATAGAGCTTCGACTATGAATCCACAAGACAGATGAGTAATATAATTTGCATTACCATATGCATTATATAAGTGCTAATATCATGAGAGATCACTTTGCTTAGCTTCTTTATTCTACTATTCTCCTTTAGAAAGAATCAAAGAAATAAGTTTGTTTTCAAATTAACCCTGCTTGTGCAAGTATCGGCTGCAGAAGCCTCAGACAGAAGCCCCCGCACATTCCTCGAATACCCACGATGAAACTCATATGCAGGGGCAGTTCCATCCACCACTTTGCAAGGAAGCATGTGGAGCAAAAGACTAGTCCGGATGCAAAAGTGGCTTATTCGATTTTGAAAGACAGCCAACAGAAGAGATATGAACCCGAGAAGCATTAGCTCTGCATGTAAGCATGAAAGATTTTCAATCAGTAATGGCTTTTCTTTAATTACAAACAGCCTACAGAACAGAAGAGAAGATGGTAGAGTGGTCGTTTTAATGGCAGATAAAGATGGTTAAAGAAAGTTGGTAGGCCGGCTAAGTAAAGCTGGCTAAGTAAAGATCTTAAATTTTACTAACAAGTAGCAACTCCAAATATAACTACtccccaaactgggcattttgcTGCAGAAAGTTACAGTGGGTCATGTGAAAAGAATAACGAAAGGCCACATAAAAGACTGGTAAATCACAACTGGGACTAGATGCATGGACACACTAGTAACTCTGAGCAGCCGTTTAAAATCAGCAATTTAGATGATAGGATTAGATAGAGACGGTGATGGCCTTAAGATGAACCAGACAAGATAAGCAAATGGTTATGCTCTATCAATACCTTAACATGTAGACTTAAGAGAGTGTTGAACTATAGAAGCAAACATAAATAATTCTTGAGCAAGGTGATAAAACAATACCTGTTCAAGTTATATGACAACACATTGACAATTTGCTATGAG contains the following coding sequences:
- the LOC109725848 gene encoding MLO-like protein 13 isoform X1, which gives rise to MASSSSSTTTTTTTDVLEGLEYTTTLVVAVVCTVIVVISLFVERFLHYLGKFLKTKNQESLFEALQRVKEELMLLGFISLLLAVFQNRISHFCIRTSLLLHMLPCKVVDGTAPAYEFHRGYSRNVRGLLSEASAADTCTSRGKVPLLSLEALHQLHIFIFVLAVVHVVFCASTMVLGGVKIRQWKQWEDEIRKDISEQENSSTNEQMTSVHSHHEFVKEHTVGFWTKSVFVSWMRSFFKQFYGSVTKSDYQALRSGFVMRHCCTNPTFDFHKYMMRTLEDDFRTVVGISWYLWLFVVIFLLLNVNGWHTYFWLSFLPLILLLIVGTKLEHIITCLAQEAAKLRDGQEAPRVKPSDHHFWFRRPCIVLYLIHFILFQNSFEIAFFIWLWSTYGFDSCIVEKIGYIIPRPIIGIVIQVLCSYSTLPLYAIVTQMGDMFKQAIFAEQLRLMLHDWAEDARKRKRSQVGVSAFVNVFSHKAQRREVSGSRVQLQNATSEQVTSSANTLQVASLEEIVLSAEESSETKGIRQNEA
- the LOC109725848 gene encoding MLO-like protein 13 isoform X2, which gives rise to MASSSSSTTTTTTTDVLEGLEYTTTLVVAVVCTVIVVISLFVERFLHYLGKFLKTKNQESLFEALQRVKEELMLLGFISLLLAVFQNRISHFCIRTSLLLHMLPCKVVDGTAPAYEFHRGYSRNVRGLLSEASAADTCTSRGKVPLLSLEALHQLHIFIFVLAVVHVVFCASTMVLGGVKIRQWKQWEDEIRKDISEQENSSTNEQMTSVHSHHEFVKEHTVGFWTKSVFRSFFKQFYGSVTKSDYQALRSGFVMRHCCTNPTFDFHKYMMRTLEDDFRTVVGISWYLWLFVVIFLLLNVNGWHTYFWLSFLPLILLLIVGTKLEHIITCLAQEAAKLRDGQEAPRVKPSDHHFWFRRPCIVLYLIHFILFQNSFEIAFFIWLWSTYGFDSCIVEKIGYIIPRPIIGIVIQVLCSYSTLPLYAIVTQMGDMFKQAIFAEQLRLMLHDWAEDARKRKRSQVGVSAFVNVFSHKAQRREVSGSRVQLQNATSEQVTSSANTLQVASLEEIVLSAEESSETKGIRQNEA
- the LOC109725848 gene encoding MLO-like protein 13 isoform X3, whose product is MPTIFLPGYLRYLLLLSELMLLGFISLLLAVFQNRISHFCIRTSLLLHMLPCKVVDGTAPAYEFHRGYSRNVRGLLSEASAADTCTSRGKVPLLSLEALHQLHIFIFVLAVVHVVFCASTMVLGGVKIRQWKQWEDEIRKDISEQENSSTNEQMTSVHSHHEFVKEHTVGFWTKSVFVSWMRSFFKQFYGSVTKSDYQALRSGFVMRHCCTNPTFDFHKYMMRTLEDDFRTVVGISWYLWLFVVIFLLLNVNGWHTYFWLSFLPLILLLIVGTKLEHIITCLAQEAAKLRDGQEAPRVKPSDHHFWFRRPCIVLYLIHFILFQNSFEIAFFIWLWSTYGFDSCIVEKIGYIIPRPIIGIVIQVLCSYSTLPLYAIVTQMGDMFKQAIFAEQLRLMLHDWAEDARKRKRSQVGVSAFVNVFSHKAQRREVSGSRVQLQNATSEQVTSSANTLQVASLEEIVLSAEESSETKGIRQNEA
- the LOC109725848 gene encoding MLO-like protein 13 isoform X5, with the translated sequence MHMGKVPLLSLEALHQLHIFIFVLAVVHVVFCASTMVLGGVKIRQWKQWEDEIRKDISEQENSSTNEQMTSVHSHHEFVKEHTVGFWTKSVFVSWMRSFFKQFYGSVTKSDYQALRSGFVMRHCCTNPTFDFHKYMMRTLEDDFRTVVGISWYLWLFVVIFLLLNVNGWHTYFWLSFLPLILLLIVGTKLEHIITCLAQEAAKLRDGQEAPRVKPSDHHFWFRRPCIVLYLIHFILFQNSFEIAFFIWLWSTYGFDSCIVEKIGYIIPRPIIGIVIQVLCSYSTLPLYAIVTQMGDMFKQAIFAEQLRLMLHDWAEDARKRKRSQVGVSAFVNVFSHKAQRREVSGSRVQLQNATSEQVTSSANTLQVASLEEIVLSAEESSETKGIRQNEA
- the LOC109725848 gene encoding MLO-like protein 13 isoform X4, coding for MASSSSSTTTTTTTDVLEGLEYTTTLVVAVVCTVIVVISLFVERFLHYLGKFLKTKNQESLFEALQRVKEELMLLGFISLLLAVFQNRISHFCIRTSLLLHMLPCKVVDGTAPAYEFHRGYSRNVRGLLSEASAADTCTSRGKVPLLSLEALHQLHIFIFVLAVVHVVFCASTMVLGGVKIRQWKQWEDEIRKDISEQENSSTNEQMTSVHSHHEFVKEHTVGFWTKSVFVSWMRSFFKQFYGSVTKSDYQALRSGFVMRHCCTNPTFDFHKYMMRTLEDDFRTVVGISWYLWLFVVIFLLLNVNGWHTYFWLSFLPLILLLIVGTKLEHIITCLAQEAAKLRDGQEAPRVKPSDHHFWFRRPCIVLYLIHFILFQNSFEIAFFIWLWVQHLWFRLLHSGKDWLHHPQTYYWHCNSSSLQLQHTSTLCNRYSDGRHV